A genomic window from Quercus lobata isolate SW786 chromosome 10, ValleyOak3.0 Primary Assembly, whole genome shotgun sequence includes:
- the LOC115964074 gene encoding solute carrier family 35 member F1-like, producing MMSFKQFWTKKTLIGLGLGQFLSLLITSTGFTSSELAKGGINVPTSQSFLNYLLLAIVYGSIVIYRKKALKAKWYYYIPLGLVDVEANYLVVMAYQYTSMTSVMLLDCWSIPSVMFLTWFFLKTKYRFRKITGVIVCIAGLVLVVFSDVHAGDRAGGSNPRKGDAIVIAGATLYAVSNVSEEFLVKNADRVELMAMLGLFGAIFSAIQISIVERNALRSIHWTPGQALPFVGFSVAMFLFYSLVPILLKINGSTMLNLSLLTSDMWSVVIRIFAYKEKVDWMYFVAFGAVTVGLVIYSVGDKDGDPRQAEVADENAARSKCFDEEASTGSWNQGTVAGSSKTGESSKHAIAANGVAEREVVENKNIGKDAQGKIS from the exons ATGATGAGCTTTAAGCAGTTTTGGACCAAAAAGACTTTGATAGGTCTTGGGTTGGGACAGTTTCTCTCACTTTTGATCACTTCCACTGGTTTCACATCTTCTGAACTCGCCAAAGGAG GAATCAATGTCCCAACTTCACAGTCTTTTCTAAACTACTTGCTCTTGGCGATTGTCTATGGAAGTATTGTGATTTACCGGAAGAAAGCACTCAAG GCAAAATGGTATTACTACATACCTCTTGGATTGGTAGATGTAGAAGCCAACTATCTTG TGGTGATGGCCTATCAGTACACATCTATGACAAGCGTCATGCTTCTTGATTGTTGGTCAATACCATCTGTCATGTTTCTTACCTGGTTtttcttgaaaacaaaatatagattCAGAAAGATAACTGGTGTTATTGTTTGTATCGCTGGCCTAGTCCTCGTTGTTTTTTCAGATGTTCATGCCGGTGATCGAGCAG GAGGGAGCAATCCCCGTAAAGGAGATGCAATTGTTATTGCTGGTGCCACGCTATATGCTGTCAGTAATGTCAGCGAG GAGTTTCTTGTGAAGAATGCTGATAGAGTTGAACTCATGGCAATGCTGGGTCTTTTCGGTGCCATTTTCAGTGCTATCCAAAT AAGCATTGTTGAGCGCAATGCGCTCAGATCTATCCACTGGACACCTGGGCAA GCACTTCCTTTTGTTGGATTTTCAGTGGCTATGTTTCTCTTTTACTCATTAGTCCCAATCTTGCTTAAG ATTAATGGGTCCACAATGCTAAACTTGTCTTTGTTGACCTCAGACATGTGGTCTGTTGTGATTCGCATCTTTGCATACAAAGAGAAG GTTGACTGGATGTACTTTGTGGCGTTCGGTGCTGTCACTGTTGGGCTTGTTATTTATTCAGT GGGTGACAAAGATGGGGATCCACGGCAGGCTGAAGTTGCTGATGAAAATGCTGCACGAAGCAAATGTTTTGATGAGGAAGCTAGTACAGGAAGTTGGAACCAAGGAACTGTAGCTGGGTCCTCGAAAACTGGGGAAAGTAGCAAGCATGCTATTGCTGCCAATGGCGTTGCAGAAAGGGAAGTTGTTGAGAACAAGAACATTGGAAAAGATGCACAAGGGAAGATATCATAA
- the LOC115964840 gene encoding uncharacterized protein LOC115964840, which translates to MRQDRGRKVARTRDQRDEKHPRPPTGRFTNFTPLTAPIDQVLMQIKDEGALNFPGKLKGDPNKRPRDKYCRFHQDHGHDTANCYDLKQQIEALIRQGKLQRFVSKERTDTPEEQAPRQENERPRPPIGDIRMIVGGTATVGSSKKAHKTYLKMVHSVQLTGSVPKMPRIDNPVIKFSEDDARRLYHPYDDALVVSLQIGDYNMHRVLVDNGSSADILYYPAFQQMRIDR; encoded by the coding sequence ATGCGACAAGATAGGGGGCGAAAGGTCGCTAGAACTAGGGATCAACGTGATGAAAAGCACCCTAGACCCCCCACTGGAAGATTCACCAATTTCACCCCATTAACCGCCCCGATCGACCAAGTAttgatgcaaatcaaagatgaaggaGCATTGAATTTCCCTGGAAAGTTGAAGGGAGACCCCAACAAAAGACCAAGAGACAAGTATTGTCGCTTTCACCAAGACCACGGGCACGACACAGCCAactgctacgacttgaagcagcagattgaggccctaATCAGGCAGGGGAAGCTACAGAGGTTCGTCAGCAAGGAAAGAACTGATACACCGGAGGAACAGGCCCCACGACAAGAAAACGAGCGCCCTAGACCACCCATAGGGGACATAAGAATGATCGTAGGGGGCACAGCCACAGTCGGATCTTCCAAGAAAGCCCACAAAACCTACCTCAAGATGGTCCATAGCGTCCAACTCACAGGATCCGTACCAAAGATGCCGCGAATAGATAACCCCGtcataaaattttcagaggatGACGCTAGGAGACTTTACCATCCTTATGACGACGCGCTAGTGGTCAGCTTGCAGATTGGGGATTATAACATGCACCGGGTCCTcgtcgacaacggcagctcagCAGACATCCTGTACTATCCAGCATTCCAACAAATGAGGATCGACAGGTAA